One region of Flavobacterium sp. KACC 22763 genomic DNA includes:
- a CDS encoding sugar phosphate isomerase/epimerase family protein, whose translation MISRRNFIVTTGLAATAVLASPSFALSMNKKEIGLQLYTLRDEFPKDVKGTLEKVAKAGYTTVETYGFSIKDQFWGLTPQELKKILDENGLKAVSGHYNLGSFLYDGNTTELVASIEAAKILNNEFLVIPWVDEPFRRNIEDYKKIAARVNEAAKMCKKAGLKLAYHNHDFEFQKHDGVTGYEILLKETDKDLVYFELDLYWVIHSGNDPLKLFKENPGRFKMWHVKDKDKKNNDLNTEVGSGTIDFKPFFAAAKQSGMIHFFVEQENNFASNSFESIKMSCGFISKNLV comes from the coding sequence ATGATTAGCAGAAGAAACTTTATCGTAACCACAGGTCTTGCTGCAACTGCAGTTTTGGCTTCACCATCATTTGCACTTTCTATGAATAAAAAAGAAATAGGTTTACAGCTGTATACGCTTCGCGATGAATTTCCTAAAGATGTAAAAGGAACTTTAGAAAAAGTAGCAAAAGCAGGCTATACCACTGTCGAGACATACGGTTTTTCAATCAAAGATCAGTTTTGGGGATTAACGCCTCAAGAATTAAAAAAGATTCTGGATGAAAACGGACTAAAAGCAGTTAGCGGGCATTACAATCTTGGAAGTTTCTTATATGACGGAAATACTACAGAATTAGTCGCTTCTATTGAAGCCGCAAAGATTCTAAATAATGAATTTTTGGTTATTCCGTGGGTCGATGAACCTTTTAGAAGAAATATCGAAGATTATAAAAAGATTGCAGCGCGTGTAAACGAAGCTGCAAAAATGTGCAAAAAAGCAGGCTTGAAACTGGCTTATCATAATCATGATTTTGAGTTTCAAAAACATGATGGCGTTACAGGCTACGAAATTTTATTAAAGGAAACTGATAAAGATTTGGTTTATTTTGAATTGGATTTATATTGGGTAATTCATTCTGGAAATGATCCATTAAAACTTTTCAAAGAAAATCCAGGCCGTTTCAAAATGTGGCATGTAAAAGATAAAGACAAGAAAAATAATGATTTAAATACTGAAGTTGGTTCGGGAACAATCGATTTTAAACCTTTCTTCGCGGCAGCAAAACAATCAGGAATGATTCATTTTTTTGTAGAACAGGAAAATAATTTTGCTTCAAATTCTTTTGAATCGATAAAAATGAGCTGTGGTTTTATTTCGAAAAATTTAGTCTAA
- the trmD gene encoding tRNA (guanosine(37)-N1)-methyltransferase TrmD: protein MRIDIITLLPELLRSPFEASIMKRAIDKGLVEVHFHNLRDYSTNRQKSVDDYPFGGGAGMVMTIQPIDDCITHLKSQREYDEVIYMSPDGETLNQKMANKMSMYENIIILCGHYKGVDQRVRDHFITKEISIGDYVLSGGELGAIVLSDALIRLIPGVLSDETSALTDSFQDNLLSGPIYTRPADYKGWKVPEVLTSGHAAKIDKWREDMAYEHTKNRRPDLLEGH from the coding sequence ATGCGAATTGACATTATTACTCTTTTACCTGAATTATTAAGAAGTCCGTTTGAGGCTTCCATTATGAAACGCGCCATAGATAAAGGTTTGGTCGAAGTGCATTTTCACAATCTTCGTGATTACAGTACAAACAGACAGAAAAGCGTAGATGATTATCCTTTTGGCGGAGGCGCTGGAATGGTAATGACAATTCAGCCTATAGACGACTGCATCACACATTTGAAAAGCCAACGCGAATATGACGAAGTAATTTATATGTCTCCTGACGGCGAAACTTTAAACCAGAAAATGGCAAATAAAATGTCTATGTATGAAAACATTATCATTTTATGCGGACATTATAAAGGTGTTGATCAAAGAGTTAGAGATCATTTCATCACAAAAGAAATCTCAATTGGAGATTATGTGTTATCTGGAGGAGAATTGGGAGCCATAGTTTTATCTGATGCCTTAATCAGATTAATTCCTGGTGTTTTAAGCGACGAAACCTCAGCATTGACCGATAGTTTTCAGGACAATTTGTTGTCAGGTCCAATTTACACAAGGCCTGCAGACTATAAAGGATGGAAAGTTCCAGAGGTTTTAACCAGCGGTCATGCGGCTAAAATCGATAAGTGGCGTGAAGACATGGCATACGAACATACTAAAAATAGACGTCCAGATTTATTGGAAGGACACTAA
- a CDS encoding cupin domain-containing protein, with product MATSKEFIKGDEIEWEVVGEGIKRKILAFDERVMLVNVHFEKGGIGTLHDHYHSQVTYIASGKFDVTISGVTQTLKEGDSFYIPPHAVHGVVCLETGMLTDVFSPAREDFLQY from the coding sequence ATGGCAACAAGTAAAGAATTTATAAAAGGAGACGAAATCGAGTGGGAAGTAGTCGGTGAAGGAATTAAGCGTAAGATTTTGGCTTTTGATGAAAGAGTAATGTTGGTAAACGTTCATTTTGAAAAAGGCGGAATTGGTACTTTGCACGATCATTATCATTCTCAAGTTACATACATTGCAAGCGGAAAATTTGATGTTACAATCAGCGGAGTAACCCAGACTCTAAAAGAAGGCGATAGTTTTTATATTCCGCCTCACGCTGTTCATGGAGTTGTATGTTTGGAAACGGGCATGCTGACAGATGTTTTCAGTCCTGCACGAGAAGATTTTTTACAATATTAA
- a CDS encoding archaemetzincin family Zn-dependent metalloprotease: protein MVFVILLSCQSNKKEKTNLKPPPVPQQILPPQPYFIDIKINDVKLGKPAYGDWLFSHKENGQSFEQFVRTKHVVPTKEENIIYLQPIGKFNSMQIKQIELVRQYLQIFFQLETKVLENVSNEIIPNHARRMGDVGQEQFLAGYILTDVLKEEKPNKRIALMAITEKDLYPKPEWNYVFGLASYRDKIAVSSMYRMQKEADFNLGLERLLKICSHEIGHMFGLHHCIEASCVMNGTNSMIETDSHSIRLCSLCQRKLNSGFNYDNVKRLKELKEYFKENNLDEGLMLMEKDLKSIKK, encoded by the coding sequence TTGGTATTTGTAATTCTTTTGTCTTGTCAATCTAATAAAAAAGAAAAGACAAATTTAAAGCCACCGCCAGTTCCGCAGCAAATTTTACCGCCTCAACCTTATTTCATAGATATTAAAATTAATGATGTTAAACTTGGGAAACCCGCCTATGGTGATTGGTTGTTTTCTCATAAAGAAAACGGACAAAGTTTCGAACAATTTGTTAGAACTAAACATGTTGTTCCAACAAAAGAAGAAAACATTATTTATTTGCAGCCTATAGGAAAGTTCAATTCAATGCAAATAAAACAAATTGAATTAGTTCGTCAGTATCTGCAAATATTTTTTCAGTTGGAAACTAAGGTTTTAGAAAATGTTTCAAATGAGATTATTCCAAATCATGCCAGACGGATGGGAGACGTTGGGCAAGAACAGTTTTTAGCTGGATATATTTTGACCGATGTTTTAAAAGAAGAAAAACCTAATAAAAGAATTGCTTTAATGGCAATAACTGAAAAAGATTTGTATCCAAAACCCGAATGGAATTATGTTTTTGGATTGGCATCTTATAGAGATAAAATCGCAGTAAGTTCTATGTATAGAATGCAAAAAGAAGCCGATTTTAATTTAGGTTTAGAACGATTGCTGAAAATTTGTTCGCATGAAATAGGGCATATGTTTGGTCTACATCATTGTATTGAAGCCAGTTGTGTTATGAATGGTACAAATAGTATGATAGAAACAGATTCACATTCTATTAGATTGTGTTCTCTCTGTCAAAGAAAATTAAATTCAGGGTTTAATTATGATAATGTAAAACGATTGAAAGAGCTTAAAGAATACTTTAAAGAAAATAATCTTGATGAAGGATTAATGCTAATGGAAAAAGATCTTAAATCAATTAAAAAATAA
- the tnpA gene encoding IS200/IS605 family transposase: MANTYTQIHIHFVFAVKYRRAMIHKNWKDELFKYISGIIKNNNHKLLAIKGVSDHIHILIGIRPVQSISELMKSVKQNSSKWINENKFANNHFEWQEGYGAFSYSKSQLNAVIAYIENQEQHHKKKTFREEYINFLEKFEVDYDEKFIFKELI; this comes from the coding sequence ATGGCAAATACATATACACAAATTCATATTCATTTTGTTTTCGCTGTAAAATATAGAAGGGCGATGATTCACAAAAATTGGAAAGATGAATTGTTTAAGTATATTTCAGGCATCATAAAAAATAACAATCATAAACTTTTGGCTATAAAAGGAGTTTCAGATCATATTCATATTTTGATCGGAATAAGACCTGTGCAGTCTATCTCGGAATTGATGAAAAGTGTAAAACAAAATTCATCAAAATGGATAAATGAAAATAAATTTGCGAATAATCATTTTGAGTGGCAAGAAGGATATGGAGCATTTTCATATAGCAAATCTCAATTAAACGCTGTTATCGCTTATATCGAAAATCAAGAACAACATCATAAAAAGAAAACATTTAGGGAGGAATACATTAACTTTCTTGAAAAATTTGAAGTCGATTATGATGAAAAGTTTATTTTTAAGGAATTAATTTAA
- a CDS encoding NADPH-dependent FMN reductase yields the protein MTSPKIKILAISGSTRSNSSNFKILKYISNCLKPEFEVEFFEDLERLPHFNPDLDTDNPPQEITLFRNKIINANGVIICTPEYVFSLPGSLKNALEWCVSTTIFSNKKTGLITASASGEMGHEQLLLVMKTIEAKFDDATQLLIQGVRGKVNAEGEIVSEETANALQNFAENFKNQFL from the coding sequence ATGACTTCACCAAAAATAAAAATCCTTGCTATATCTGGAAGTACAAGAAGTAATTCTAGTAACTTTAAAATTCTGAAATACATTTCAAATTGCTTAAAACCTGAATTTGAAGTAGAGTTTTTTGAAGATTTAGAACGTCTTCCGCATTTTAATCCAGATTTAGATACAGATAATCCTCCCCAAGAAATCACTTTATTTAGAAATAAAATTATAAATGCTAATGGCGTTATCATTTGCACGCCCGAATATGTGTTTAGTCTTCCTGGAAGTTTGAAAAATGCTTTAGAGTGGTGCGTTTCAACCACTATTTTTTCAAATAAAAAGACAGGTCTAATTACAGCTTCAGCTTCTGGCGAAATGGGACACGAACAGCTTTTGTTGGTAATGAAAACAATCGAGGCTAAATTTGATGATGCAACACAACTTTTAATTCAAGGAGTACGAGGAAAAGTTAACGCTGAAGGAGAAATCGTTTCGGAAGAAACTGCAAATGCACTTCAAAACTTTGCAGAAAACTTTAAGAATCAATTTTTATAA